In one window of Duganella dendranthematis DNA:
- a CDS encoding toxin-antitoxin system TumE family protein, whose product MNRDPAVDFLLDFNGAILEQENGYWIGIEARLVEASSAIPHGIRYSLTLHDPFDKRILGYDNAHAIKQPKKFKHAGHSLAFDHKHRHPSDHGVPYAFTNAQQLLNDFWVDVNRLLREV is encoded by the coding sequence ATGAACCGCGATCCTGCTGTTGATTTTTTACTGGACTTTAACGGCGCAATCCTGGAGCAGGAGAATGGATATTGGATTGGGATTGAAGCCAGATTGGTCGAAGCATCAAGCGCAATCCCGCACGGTATCCGATATTCGCTGACGTTGCATGACCCATTTGATAAGCGTATTCTCGGTTATGACAATGCCCACGCCATCAAACAGCCTAAGAAGTTCAAGCACGCAGGACATAGTCTCGCTTTTGATCACAAACATCGGCACCCGTCGGATCATGGCGTGCCTTATGCATTTACGAATGCCCAGCAACTGCTCAATGATTTTTGGGTGGACGTTAATCGGCTATTGCGGGAGGTATAG
- a CDS encoding HVO_A0114 family putative DNA-binding protein: protein MEPLPIGVMSPERIRQRMQAIAGGTYKPPPGEPRIWFASMTSLAEVLSDENRELLRIIADTKPVSLAALAKTTGRETEALSRALKSLSRCGIVELKRRRNQVRPVVKAVEFRIVAP from the coding sequence ATGGAACCGTTGCCTATTGGTGTGATGTCGCCGGAACGCATACGACAGCGGATGCAGGCGATTGCCGGAGGTACATACAAACCTCCGCCAGGGGAGCCGAGAATATGGTTTGCCTCGATGACGTCCTTGGCTGAAGTGTTGAGCGATGAAAACCGTGAATTGCTGCGGATTATCGCTGACACCAAACCCGTCTCGCTTGCTGCTTTGGCCAAAACGACAGGTCGAGAAACGGAGGCGCTGTCTCGTGCCTTGAAAAGCCTTTCCCGATGTGGCATCGTCGAATTAAAACGAAGACGCAACCAGGTACGTCCTGTTGTCAAAGCAGTAGAGTTTCGAATCGTCGCTCCTTGA
- a CDS encoding PRC-barrel domain-containing protein, with protein sequence MSYEDRDQYGMYVDNGHKGPGPELMGADTLIGDHVHNLQNEHLGEIKEIMLDMRTGKIAYAVMSSGGVLTIGEKLFAVPWEALTLDTVNKRFTLNLDKERIEAAPGFDKDSWPDMANQTWASQVHNYYGIGGDTRPGVR encoded by the coding sequence ATGAGCTACGAAGATCGTGATCAATATGGCATGTACGTGGACAACGGCCATAAGGGCCCCGGCCCGGAACTGATGGGCGCTGACACGCTGATCGGCGACCACGTCCACAACCTGCAAAATGAGCATCTGGGTGAGATCAAGGAAATCATGCTCGACATGCGCACCGGTAAGATCGCCTACGCGGTGATGTCGTCCGGCGGCGTGCTGACCATCGGCGAAAAACTGTTCGCCGTACCATGGGAAGCGCTGACGCTGGACACCGTCAACAAACGCTTCACGCTCAACCTCGACAAGGAACGCATCGAGGCGGCGCCGGGCTTTGACAAAGACAGCTGGCCCGACATGGCCAACCAGACCTGGGCCAGCCAGGTGCACAATTACTACGGCATCGGCGGGGACACCCGTCCAGGGGTGCGCTAA
- a CDS encoding error-prone DNA polymerase — translation MNSPPLRLPAYAELFCLSNFSFLQGASHAEELVARAVQLDYAALAITDECSLAGVVRAHAEAKEADFPLIIGSYFRLTHPDGTPALSLVALAKSKDGYGNLCELITIARNRVAKGSYLLTPADLTSPPPAFAHLKGLPDCLLILLPEYPVHRPDDVDRLHAQAAWMEATFPGRTWMGLNLLLRSFDEAHRLSIAEVASQHQMAVVAVGQVCMHVRSRKPLQDTLTAIRVGKPVGECGYALAQNAEQHLRARVQLANLYPQAALAETLEIAGQCTFNLSELRYEYPHELIPPGHTPASYLRQEVYAGTLRRWADGPSDKVRAQIEKELELIAELRYEPYFLTVFDIVRFARSQGILCQGRGSAANSVVCYCLGVTEVDPERSNMLTGRFISKERNEPPDIDVDFEHQRREEVIQYIYQKYGHDRAALAAVVISYRPKSALRDSGKALGVDLAIVEKVCKSQRWFDSRHDLVQRLAECGLDPESQLAQQWAALAFTLLSFPRHLSQHPGGFVISHEKLTRLVPIEKATMENRYVIQWDKDDLEELGLMKVDVLALGMLSALRRTLDLLSAQRGQPFRMQDIPAEDRDTYDMICEADTIGVFQIESRAQMSMLPRLRPKTFYDLVIEVAIVRPGPIQGGMVHPYLQRRMNRKLVVYPPKLEDALGRTLGVPIFQEQVMQIAQIAAGFTEGQADQLRRAMAAWKRKGGVDKYEQQIKDGMRERGYDDDFADGICKQIQGFGEYGFPESHSASFALLSYASSWLKCHEPSAFLCALLNSQPMGFYSPSQLVQDAKRHGVVVREIDVTISGWESSLEEAAGPRGQPAVRLGLNMLKGMREDTALRIEATRAAGPFASVADLARRADLDRHALQVLAGGDALSRLSGHRRQALWQAVGAVPDKDLLRPTMPDEETPALPAPSEGEDILGDYRSHGLTLRRHPVALLRETLLKHRFMPAETLNTYTSNMVARACGMVTVRQRPGTAKGVLFMTLEDETGSVNVIIWPTLLEQQRREVLSAPLLGVYGVWQQEGMVRHLVAKRLVDMSHLLGRLPTTSRDFC, via the coding sequence ATGAATTCGCCCCCCTTGCGACTGCCGGCCTATGCCGAGCTGTTCTGTCTGTCCAATTTCTCGTTTCTGCAAGGCGCTTCGCATGCCGAGGAGCTGGTTGCGCGCGCCGTGCAGCTGGATTACGCGGCGCTGGCGATTACCGATGAATGCTCGCTGGCGGGCGTAGTGCGTGCTCACGCCGAAGCCAAGGAGGCGGATTTTCCGCTGATTATTGGCAGCTATTTCCGGCTGACCCATCCGGATGGCACGCCAGCGCTGTCGTTGGTTGCGTTGGCAAAAAGTAAAGATGGCTACGGTAATCTGTGCGAGCTGATTACGATAGCCCGCAACCGCGTGGCCAAGGGCAGCTATCTGCTGACGCCTGCCGACCTGACGTCGCCGCCGCCAGCGTTTGCGCATCTGAAAGGGTTGCCGGACTGTTTGCTGATCCTGCTGCCGGAATACCCGGTGCATCGGCCGGACGACGTGGACCGCTTGCACGCGCAGGCAGCGTGGATGGAAGCGACCTTTCCGGGCCGCACCTGGATGGGACTGAATCTGCTGCTGCGCTCGTTTGACGAGGCGCACCGGCTCAGTATTGCCGAGGTTGCGTCGCAGCATCAGATGGCGGTGGTGGCGGTGGGACAGGTCTGCATGCACGTGCGTTCGCGCAAGCCGTTGCAAGACACGCTGACGGCGATCCGGGTCGGCAAGCCGGTGGGCGAGTGCGGCTACGCGCTGGCGCAGAACGCCGAACAGCATCTGCGCGCCCGCGTGCAACTGGCCAATCTGTATCCGCAGGCGGCCTTGGCGGAGACGCTGGAGATCGCCGGGCAGTGCACCTTCAATCTTAGCGAACTGCGCTACGAGTATCCGCACGAACTGATTCCGCCCGGCCACACGCCGGCCAGCTATCTACGCCAGGAGGTCTACGCCGGCACGTTGCGGCGCTGGGCCGATGGTCCTTCCGACAAGGTGCGCGCGCAAATCGAGAAGGAGCTGGAACTGATTGCCGAGTTGCGATACGAGCCGTATTTTCTGACCGTGTTCGACATCGTCCGCTTCGCCCGCTCGCAGGGCATTCTCTGCCAGGGAAGGGGCTCGGCCGCCAACTCGGTGGTGTGTTACTGCCTCGGCGTGACCGAAGTCGATCCCGAGCGCAGCAATATGCTGACCGGGCGCTTCATTTCGAAAGAGCGCAACGAGCCGCCGGATATCGATGTCGATTTCGAGCACCAGCGGCGCGAGGAGGTGATCCAGTACATCTACCAAAAATACGGTCACGACCGGGCGGCGCTGGCGGCGGTGGTGATCAGCTACCGTCCCAAGAGCGCGTTACGCGACAGCGGCAAGGCGCTGGGCGTGGACCTGGCGATCGTCGAAAAAGTCTGCAAGTCGCAACGCTGGTTCGACAGCCGTCACGATCTGGTGCAACGGTTGGCTGAGTGCGGACTGGACCCGGAATCGCAACTGGCGCAGCAGTGGGCCGCGCTGGCGTTTACGCTGCTGAGTTTTCCGCGCCATCTGTCGCAGCATCCGGGCGGCTTCGTCATCTCGCACGAGAAGCTGACGCGGCTGGTGCCGATCGAAAAAGCCACCATGGAAAACCGCTACGTCATCCAGTGGGACAAGGATGACCTGGAGGAGCTGGGGCTGATGAAGGTGGATGTGCTGGCGCTCGGCATGTTGTCGGCGCTGCGCCGCACACTGGATCTGCTGAGCGCGCAGCGTGGCCAGCCGTTCCGCATGCAGGATATTCCCGCCGAGGACCGCGACACCTACGACATGATCTGCGAGGCCGATACCATCGGCGTGTTCCAGATCGAATCGCGCGCGCAGATGAGCATGCTGCCGCGCCTGCGGCCGAAGACGTTTTACGATCTGGTGATCGAAGTCGCCATCGTGCGGCCGGGGCCGATACAGGGCGGCATGGTACATCCGTATTTACAGCGGCGCATGAATCGGAAGCTGGTGGTGTATCCGCCCAAGCTGGAGGACGCGCTGGGCCGCACGCTGGGCGTGCCGATCTTCCAGGAGCAGGTGATGCAGATCGCCCAGATCGCCGCCGGCTTCACCGAGGGGCAGGCCGACCAGCTGCGCCGCGCCATGGCGGCCTGGAAGCGTAAGGGCGGCGTCGACAAGTACGAGCAGCAGATCAAGGACGGCATGCGCGAGCGCGGCTATGACGACGATTTCGCCGACGGCATCTGCAAGCAAATCCAGGGCTTCGGCGAATACGGTTTCCCGGAATCGCACTCGGCCAGCTTTGCGCTGCTGAGCTACGCCAGTTCCTGGCTCAAATGCCACGAACCGTCGGCGTTTCTGTGCGCGTTGCTGAACAGCCAGCCGATGGGCTTCTACAGCCCGTCGCAACTGGTGCAGGACGCCAAGCGGCATGGCGTGGTGGTGCGCGAGATTGATGTCACCATCAGCGGCTGGGAGTCGTCGCTGGAGGAAGCGGCCGGCCCGCGCGGGCAGCCGGCGGTGCGGCTCGGCCTCAACATGCTCAAGGGCATGCGCGAGGACACTGCGCTGCGCATCGAAGCCACACGCGCCGCCGGACCGTTCGCCAGCGTGGCCGATCTGGCGCGGCGGGCCGACCTTGATCGCCATGCGCTGCAAGTGCTGGCCGGTGGGGATGCGCTGAGCCGGCTGTCCGGCCATCGGCGCCAGGCCCTGTGGCAAGCGGTCGGCGCGGTGCCGGACAAGGATTTGCTGCGTCCCACCATGCCTGACGAGGAAACGCCGGCGCTGCCGGCGCCCAGCGAGGGCGAGGACATCCTCGGCGATTACCGCTCGCACGGCCTGACGCTGCGCCGCCATCCGGTGGCGCTGTTACGCGAAACGCTGCTGAAGCACCGCTTCATGCCGGCCGAAACGCTCAACACCTACACCAGCAACATGGTGGCGCGCGCCTGCGGCATGGTCACGGTGCGGCAACGTCCCGGCACCGCCAAGGGCGTGCTGTTCATGACTTTGGAAGATGAGACCGGCAGCGTCAACGTGATTATCTGGCCAACGCTATTGGAACAACAGCGGCGTGAAGTGCTCAGTGCGCCGCTGCTGGGAGTGTATGGAGTGTGGCAACAGGAGGGCATGGTGCGCCACCTGGTTGCCAAGCGGCTGGTCGACATGTCGCACCTGCTGGGCAGGCTGCCGACGACCAGCCGTGATTTTTGCTGA